From the Kallotenue papyrolyticum genome, the window TACGACGCCAACGGCAACCTGACGCAGCAGACGGACGCGAACGGCCAGACCCTCACCTTCCGCTACGACGCGCTCGATCGGTTGACGGCCCGCGAGGGGAGCGACGGACGGGCCAATTACTACGCCTACGACGAGGCCTTCGGCAGCGGCAAGGGCCGGCGCACCTCGATGAGCACCTATCTCAATGGCGTCAATCAATCCTACGTGGCCTTCCACTACGACAGCCGCGGCCGGAAGGTGCGGCAGGAGGTGACCGCGGCGGGCGTGACGCGGCGCTTCCAATGGACCTACGACAGCGCCGACCGCGTGACGGCGATCCAGTACCCCACCGGCGAGACGGTGACCTACACCTATGATGCCGCGTGGCGGCAGACGAGCGCGTGTTCCAGCCTGGGCGATTGTTATGCCAGCAACGCCAGCTACACGGCGCTGAACCAGCCACAGCAGTTGACCTTTGGCAACCAGCTCCTGCAGCGCTGGGACTACAGCAGTCCCATGCAGCGCGTGCAGCAGATCCGCGTCGGCACCGGCGCCGATCTGGGGATGCACTTCAATCGCACCTATGCCTATGAGCCGAACGGGAACGTGCGGCAGATTGATGATCTGGTGTTCGCTCAGCGGCAGTCCTTCAGCTACGACCATCGCGACCGGCTGACGCGGGCCTGGACGAGCGATGGCGTGGCCGCCGCGCGCGACGGCATGGCTCAAACGCAGGTCGCGCAGGTTTCCCCACGACTGGCTGCGCCGATCCAGCCGTTCACGGCGCTGGCATCCGACCGGCGCTTCGGTCAGCCGGTGGCCGCCCTTGAGCAGACCGGCGGGCGGATCAAGGATGCCACGTTTGAGAGTGGTAGCCTCACCGGGTCGCAGGGAGTCGACAGCGTCTACGGGAGCGTCACGCTGGAACAGACCGCGCCGCTCAAGGGCCGGTATAGCGCTCGTTTCGATCAGGCCCAGGGCGCTTATCTACGGGAACAGTTTACCGCAACCGAGCGGGTGTACATCTCCTTCTATGTGAGAATAACGGCGCTGCCCACCTCCAGCGTGCGCGTGCTTCAGGTGCGCAACAATAGCACGACGGTGGGCAATATCGAGATTCGACCAACCGGCCGCTTGCGGCTGCGCGTGGGTACCACAACCGTGGGAAGCGAGTCGCAGCCGCTCCAGGTGAATCACCTCTACCGGATCGGCCTGGTGCAGATCCAGGGCTCTGGCACGAATGCCGTGCTGGAAGGGTATGTGGCCAGCGCGGATGAGGCGTTTGGCGCGCCGTTTGCGACCCTGACGACAGGCACGTGGACGACGCCGGCAAGCGACGTGCGCGTTGGTGAAACGACCGGCGGGTCAACCCTGCATGCCATCGTTGACGATCTGCGGATTGATAGCGCCGCTATGCCTGCGCCGAGCACGGGCGGCACCGGTCCCACGGCGACGCCAACCTCGATCGCGACAGCGACCGCAACACCGACACCAATACCGACGGCGACCGCCGTACCGACGCCGACGCCCACGCCGTCGCCTCCCTACCGGCCTGCTCCATATGATCACAGCTACCGCTACGATGCGATCGGCAACCTCCTCAGCAAGGCGGGCGTGAGCTATAGCTACGGCGCGAACGGCAACGGCACGGGCGCGGGCCCGCACCAGGCGCGGACCGTGGGCGGGCAGACCTACCGCTACGACGTCAACGGCAACCTGCTCAGCGGCGGCGGGCGGACATACACCTGGCAGGCCGACAATTTGCCCGCGAGCATCAGCAGTGGTGGCGTGACCGAGACCTACACCTACGACGCGGACGGCGAACGCCTCACGCGCACGGCCAACGGCGTGACGACGGTGTATGTGGCCGGGCTGTACGAGGAAGATCTCCAGACCGGCGTCAAACGATCGCTCTACCAATTCAACGGGCAGATCATCGCCCAGCGCAGCACGGACGCGACCGGGCTGATCTACCTCCACGCCGACCACCTCGGCAGCGTGAGTCTGGCCACGAACAGCAGCGGCGCGGTCGTGAGTCGCCAGGACTTCGATCCATGGGGCGCGATCCGCAGCGGCGGCATCCCGCAGACCGCGCTCAACTACACTGGCCAGCGGCGCGATGGCACGGGTTTGCTCTATTACCACGCGCGCTATTATGATCCCGCGCTGGGGCGCTTCCTCTCCGCCGATACGATCGTCCCTGGCTCCGGCGCGCTCACGCTCTGGCCGAGCGATGCCACGGCTGCACCGCTGTTCGGGCAGCAGAACGTGCCCGGCCCGCAGAATCCCCAGACACTCAATCGGTATGCCTATGTCATCAACAACCCACTCAATAACATAGATCCATCGGGTCATGATCATAAGCCTGAAGATCAGGACAGCCGTGCATCTTGCCTCGCTCAAATTGGTCCAATAGACTGTGTCAAAGTTTGGAATCGCGCTTTGGAGGCCTTTCGCTTGTCAGAAGAACTGTTCCCCGGAGAAGATGAACTTACAATAGAACTAAGAGATGCGTTCCGCCACGGATACTGGCTGGCTCTTATGGCACGAGACATTGGTATTGAAGATGCACTTCAGGCGGGTTATATTCATGAAGGAGGCACACCAAGACAAGTGCTTACAGCTGAACTGTTCAAGAACAATCCCGAGGCCTATTGGAGTCACGTAATGGATTTCACTAATAACGAGGTATCTGCCAGGATAGGTGCAGCAATGCGAGGGAAGAGTAATAAAGATGTTGCTGATGCAGTGCTTCAAGCTTTGAAGGATGGAAAACTCTTTACGCGGAGATATGATCCTGTAACTAATACATTCGATAAGAGAGGAGGGGTGCAGCGTAGTAATATTGCCTACAGTGCATACGAACGTAGAAACCGGAAGAAATAACATTGATTCGTGTAGGAATACGTCCAAATGGTATCCATAATTGGGTGTATTTCGCTAAAATGTCAGCAAGATGTCACCTGTGGTCTGGAGGAACCGCCATGTATAAAAAAGAAGAAAAACCGCAAAATAAAACTTGGCAAGATCGTTATCTCTATTGGGTCTTGTTAATGACGTCAGTAGCATCTATAGTGTTAAGCTGCTATGCGATGCTATACGTCTCATTCTTTACTCAGGCGGATAGTATTGCGAGGCGAGATCCCGAGCTTTTTGGAGTTATATATGACAGGCTTGTTCGGGAAATTCCGATCATTGCGGGAATCACGGCAATATTTGGTGTTCTTGTGATATATTCTGTGCACAAATGGAGGCGCTCTATCGTTTTTATAATCTGGATTGCTCTACTTCTGATAAGCATTTTCTTATTTATAGACCTACTTATGCTGAAGAGTATTCCGTAACGCAGTACAATACGGCCAGGTCGTCGTCCATCGCACGCGCACGAGCACTGTCAACGAGGTGCTCTATCTCCACGGCGACCACCTCGGCAGCGTGAGTCTGGCCACGAACCAGCGCCAGGCGGTCGTAAGTCGCCAGGACTTCGACCCGTGGGGGAGTATCCGCAGTGGCGGCATCCCGCAGACCGCGCTCAACTACACTGGCCAGCGGCGCGACTCAACGGGCTTGCTCTACTACCACGCCAGGTATTATGATCCCGGGCTGGGGCGGTTCCTCTCCGCCGATAGCGTCGTGCCGGGCATAGCTGAGGGAAAAGGTGGAGTGGCCGTCACCTTAGGCGTTGACTCTCAAACAGCGTCAATGCTGACTGTGGATTTTCATGAACCACAGTTTGTTACAATGCTAGCCACGGAGCACTGATTTACCCAGCAACATGGATTTCGCTTCCAACTCGATTCGGAGAATTTGCAAGCGGCGAAAGATCAGTGGGGGCCACGAAACCCGCAAGCGCTCAACCGCTACAGCTACGTGCTCAATAACCCGATACGTTATGTTGATCCCACAGGCCATAACCCTGCTGCACTTGGTCTGTTTGCCCTCGGATTGAGTGCCCCTGTAGTTACAGCCATCATCGTTGCCGTCGGTGCTACAATTATCTTAGGGTGTATATCTGACGTTGCTTGCCGTAGTGCACTTAGTGATCTGGTTGCTTCGGGCTACGATAACGTGAAGGGCTTCGTGGACAAGCTTACCCATGTCCTGGAGTCTAAGAAGTTTAAGGGAGGTTCACAGAGCCGGCGAGACAAGAATTACGGTATTACTGACAAAGCCTTCTGGGATTGGTGGCACCGTGTAGGTAAAAAACAGGCCGGTGGGCAGGATCTAAGCTCCAAAGAAGAGGCAGAAGAAGCATACGAGGACTGGGTAGAACAAGGCCGTCCTCGTGGACCGAAAGGTGGTAAAGGTGATCGTAGATGAAGGGATTTTTGGTCTATCACCTGAAACATATGGTTATCCAAGAATATAGTTAGATATATTTGGAGGGTACAAATGGAAGATTTTGACAAACTGATCAATAGGTTATATTCCTCGATAAACGAGGACGAGCTTATCAATACAGCTTATGCACTTGGGGATTTAGGCGATGTCAGAGCAGTACCACACTTAATCCAACTACTTGATAGTACAGAGAGTCCATCTGTCAGAAATGCTGTCGCTATTGCATTACATGACTTAGGAGACAAGCGAGCTATTTCAGCCCTATTGAGACATATAAAAGATCCAAAAAACATCACTAACCGGGGAACGCTGGTCTATGCACTTGAAACGCTAGATCCTCGGTCAGAGATTGTAGATCTAGTTCAACTTATGTGTGATGGTAACTACGAAGTAATGGCTATGGTACTGCGTGTTATAGAAGGATTTAGTCAACCCCTTACCCCGGATAACAAACAAAAGGCTATCAGCGTTCTACAGAAGTGCTTAGCGCAAAATCAATTTGAGGATTGGAAAAAGGAATTTATTTCTTCAGCGATTGAACTTTTACATAAATGCGAAACAGAGTTGCCATTGTAAAGCTAAGTCATCGCGCAGCGCAGCAGCGACGCGACGGGGCTGATCTATCTGCATGGCGACCACCTTGGCAGCGTGAGTCTGGCCACGAACAGCAGTGGCGCGGTCGTGAGTCGCCAGGACTTCGATCCATGGGGCGCGATCCGCAGCGGCGGCATCAGCCAGACGACGCTGAACTACACCGGCCAGCGGCGCGATGGCACGGGCTTGTTGTATTATCACGCGCGGTATTACGATCCGGCCTTGAGTCGTTTCATCTCGGCGGACACGATTGTGCCTGGCTCCGGCGCGCTCACGCTCTGGCCGAGCGATGCCACGGCTGCGCCCCTGTTTGCCCAGGCGAATGCGCCGGGACCGCAGAATCCGCAGGAACTCAATCGCTACTCGTATGTCAACAACAATCCCATCCGCCATACCGATCCGACGGGACACTGGCTTGAAAGCGCGATTGACATCGCCTCGATCAGCTATGACCTCTATGACATCAAGCAGAACGGCCTAACGTGGACGAGTGGACTGGCACTGGCGGCGGATGTCGCGAGCCTCGCGCTGCCGGTGGTAGCCGGCGGTGGGGCAGCGGTGCGGGCGCTGGCGCATGCCGATGATGTCGCGAAGGTGGTCACGAAGAGTGACAAAGCGGCGGACGCTGCCAAAGTCATCGCCAAGACCGGCTGTAGCTTCAGCGCCGATACGCCCGTGGCAACCGCCGAGGGAGCCGTGCCGATTGGTGAGATCGACGTGGGCGAGCAGGTACTGGCCTACGACGAGGCAACGGGCACGACCGGCAGCTACACCGTCACGGCGGTGTTGGTGCATACCGATCCGGTGCTGATCGACCTAACCATTGCTGGCGAGGACGTCGAGACGACGCCGGAGCACCCCTTCTACACGCTGGAACGGACCTGGGTCGAAGCCGGAAGTTTGTGGGTTGGCGCACATGTGCGGCGGGCGGATGGGAGCTACGGCGTGGTGCAAGCGGTGCGGGTTGAGCAGCGCGCGCAAGTGATGTACAATCTGACCGTCGCGACCGCGCACACCTTCTTCGTCGGTGATCAGCAATGGCTGGTGCATAATTCGTGCGGGGAAAATGCGGCAGCTAAGACTGGTCGCGAAGCGCATAAGGCCCTTAAGGAGAAGGTTCTAGCCAAAGCTGAGAAAACTGGGAAGAACTGGCAGTCTGAGCCATCTTTGATAGATCCAGCTACAAGGAAGATTGTTCGACCTGATGTGGTAACACCATCCGGGCGACCGATTGAATTGAAGCCAAATACGCCTAGTGGTCGTCGTGCAGGTGAGCGACAGCTTAGAAAATATGAACGTGCCACTGGTAAAAGAGGGCGAGTGATTTACTATGATCCGTGAAGCCTTATAAGCAGGAGAGGAGTTTGGATTGTTGAACAAATCTAGCAATCGAAACTCCTCGTATCCTTGTATTTGAAGATTGTGATTTGGGGATTACTGGGGAGAAAATTATGGATCAAGTGAAGAACACCCACTTTGTCGACGAGTTAATTAAGCGATACCTCCATCCAGAGTTGAGGCAATATGGTTTTACTAGAAAAGCAAGGACTTGGAATCGAGAATATAATTCCTTTAATCAGGTTATAAATGTTCAAACTGGCAAGACGAGTACTCACAATTCAGGCGATTTTACCATCAACATGGGTGTATTTGTTCCATCGGTATATCGTGCAGTGTGGGGAGATGTGCCATCGTTTGTAAGAGAAACTGATTGCACAGTAAGAACTAGGCTTGGTTGTCTATTAGATAAAAAAGTTGACAAGTGGTGGAGCTTTGATCAAACGACTGATATTGTGTTAATAGGTAAGGAGATAACTGATCTCTTAGTCAATTATGGTCTTCCCTTCCTAGAACAGTTTGATAGCCTAGAATCAATACATAATTTCCTAATTATACGTTGTAAATCGAAGCAGAGCACTCCATTAGAACATATTTACTTAGCTGTTGTGAAAGCACAACTTGGCGATACTTCAGGTGCGAAAGAACTGTTTACCAACGTGGCTAGCTCTTTTCCTGCTTGGCGAGAATGGGCTCTTAAGACAGCTACTGAGCTTGAGATTGATTTAGAGCATCTGTAAATCGAAGAATGACGAGCGTCTCACGCGCACGGTCAACGGGGTGACCACGTTCTACGCGGCGGGGTTGTACGAGGAAGACCTGCAAACCGGCGTCACGCGCGCGCTCTACCCGTTCAACGGGCAGATCATCGCCCAGCGCAGCAGCGACGCGACGGGGCTACTCTACCTCCACAGCGACCACCTCGGCAGCGTGAGTCTTGCCACCAATGCCAGTGGTGGCGTCGTGAGTCGCCAGGATTTCGATCCATGGGGCAGCATCCGCAGCGGCGGCATCAGCCAAACGGCGCTGAACGATACCGGGCAGCGGCGTGGACAGCACCGGCTTGTTGTATGATCATGCACGGTATGACGATCCGGTGCTGGCGCGCTTCATCTCCGCTGACTCCGTGGTGCCGGGCGCGCCGGATGGCTCGATGGACGGCGTGGCGCTCAAGCCGCTGACGGTGGATTTCCACGAGCCGGGCTTTGTGAGTGGACTCAACGCGGAGAACGGGCAGGGCTTCTGGTTCCAGCACAGCGACCAGGTCGCGCCGTGGGGACCACAGAATCCGCAGGCGCTCAATCGGTACGCGTATGTGCAGAACAATCCGTTGCGCTATACCGATCCGACGGGGCATACGTGGTACTTCTCACAGGCAGATGGTGCAGCTTTTGCCAGCGCTTTGCGGCGTTTGGCGAATAGTCTCACCAAGGACGACCTCATACACGGTGCTGTATCTGCGCTGACGACAGAAGCAGCTAAAACGCTTGCTCCGGGCTGGCAGGACATATTCGCGGCATTCGCTTCGAGTACACTTCTTGGGTTAGCCATGGGAGCGGGGTCAGCCACTGCCATCATTGTCACATTGCAAATGTTCCTGAACGAGTTTGCAGATTTTATCGATCAATATAATGGAGCCAAAGGTATTGCAGTAGCAACAGATGGGAAAGGGATTTACGTTGTCAATCGGTCCTCAGGGCAAGGAATATACTGGGATCCAGGTTACCTCAACATGGGAACCTGGATGATCAGTCGGCTTCCTAGTTCAATGTATGTCGGAGCAAAGCCAGTCTATTCAGCTGGAGACAAGTGGTGGAGTGGGTGGCATTTCAAAACTGACGAGAAGTGGGTTTCCAAAGAAGATCGAAATAGATAAGGAGTATGTTTGAACCAGACATATAATCTATTTATTCTCGCTTGATGTTTTGGATATAAATACTTATTGGTTATTAATTTGCGTGGCACATTCTTTTTTGCGAGATAAGAACATATCAATAACTTTGGACGGAGGATCAGGGATGGTCGAGCGATTGATAATCTCCATAATAACGTTGTTGCTGGGCATCGCGGTAGGTAAACTTCTCGGAATGGCGCTATCTCGGTGGATTATTATACCACTACTTGAAAAGACGCGGCGATCTACTAACCCCTATGCCAGGTACATTCCGTCGCTCATGGCGATTGTCCTAGCTTTGCTCCTATGGGTAGTCTTGCTTATCACGCTTTGGACATGATCACATCTGGGCCTATGATCACGCTGTGTGCTTTTTGACTGCTTTGTACGTTAAGTAAAGCCTAAGTAAATAGGCGACTTTTCTCTTCACATCACCTCCAGCGTGTATGTGCTGGTAACACGGCTGCCCCCTACGCCACCCACCTCGGCAGCGGGAGCGTGGCGACGAGCAGCAGCGGCGCGGTGGTGCGTCGGCAGGACTTCG encodes:
- a CDS encoding RHS repeat-associated core domain-containing protein; this encodes MSLATNQRQAVVSRQDFDPWGSIRSGGIPQTALNYTGQRRDSTGLLYYHARYYDPGLGRFLSADSVVPGIAEGKGGVAVTLGVDSQTASMLTVDFHEPQFVTMLATEH
- a CDS encoding HEAT repeat domain-containing protein, whose amino-acid sequence is MEDFDKLINRLYSSINEDELINTAYALGDLGDVRAVPHLIQLLDSTESPSVRNAVAIALHDLGDKRAISALLRHIKDPKNITNRGTLVYALETLDPRSEIVDLVQLMCDGNYEVMAMVLRVIEGFSQPLTPDNKQKAISVLQKCLAQNQFEDWKKEFISSAIELLHKCETELPL
- a CDS encoding RHS repeat-associated core domain-containing protein encodes the protein MSRQDFDPWGAIRSGGISQTTLNYTGQRRDGTGLLYYHARYYDPALSRFISADTIVPGSGALTLWPSDATAAPLFAQANAPGPQNPQELNRYSYVNNNPIRHTDPTGHWLESAIDIASISYDLYDIKQNGLTWTSGLALAADVASLALPVVAGGGAAVRALAHADDVAKVVTKSDKAADAAKVIAKTGCSFSADTPVATAEGAVPIGEIDVGEQVLAYDEATGTTGSYTVTAVLVHTDPVLIDLTIAGEDVETTPEHPFYTLERTWVEAGSLWVGAHVRRADGSYGVVQAVRVEQRAQVMYNLTVATAHTFFVGDQQWLVHNSCGENAAAKTGREAHKALKEKVLAKAEKTGKNWQSEPSLIDPATRKIVRPDVVTPSGRPIELKPNTPSGRRAGERQLRKYERATGKRGRVIYYDP
- a CDS encoding DUF4304 domain-containing protein; translation: MDQVKNTHFVDELIKRYLHPELRQYGFTRKARTWNREYNSFNQVINVQTGKTSTHNSGDFTINMGVFVPSVYRAVWGDVPSFVRETDCTVRTRLGCLLDKKVDKWWSFDQTTDIVLIGKEITDLLVNYGLPFLEQFDSLESIHNFLIIRCKSKQSTPLEHIYLAVVKAQLGDTSGAKELFTNVASSFPAWREWALKTATELEIDLEHL